A region of Moorena producens PAL-8-15-08-1 DNA encodes the following proteins:
- a CDS encoding PepSY-associated TM helix domain-containing protein, with translation MNKPTLRKLHSTLAPIIVLPFMITAITGIAYRLGRAWFGLSKDQSHFLMAIHEGEYLGDQLRPIYVLLNGLGLIFMLVTGIVMYWKSISKKGIFSSKAMDKKTAPDS, from the coding sequence ATGAATAAGCCTACTTTACGTAAACTGCATAGTACCTTAGCTCCAATCATCGTACTGCCTTTCATGATCACAGCAATCACCGGGATAGCCTATCGATTAGGGAGAGCCTGGTTTGGGCTTTCTAAAGATCAAAGCCACTTTTTAATGGCGATTCACGAAGGAGAATATCTTGGTGATCAACTGAGGCCGATTTATGTACTTTTAAATGGTTTAGGATTAATTTTTATGTTAGTTACAGGTATAGTAATGTATTGGAAAAGTATCAGCAAGAAAGGTATTTTTTCTAGCAAAGCGATGGATAAAAAAACCGCCCCAGATAGTTAA
- a CDS encoding DUF3153 domain-containing protein, with translation MKLNFVSLRQLVSGTLRHLRVLGVIVLASVLLSGCVNYDLGVRFDGEHHGKIVQQIKLGEQLTKLSDAEATKWLRSLESRAKQLQGKTQRLSDREIAIAIPFNNGKELVSKFEQFFNPVGHPEDAPLAPDSDSNPSFNSNLRLDQNNFFVVQRNHLSYDLDLRSLGVINSDNGKVVVTAGSLLDLQFSLETPWGANSIEKSPNAISPKIYDDGHQLVWTLQPGQINHIEVAFWLPSSLGIGMIIIILVVLGGFYIKYKSFPWERTETNQPAIPSNVM, from the coding sequence GTGAAGTTAAATTTTGTGAGTTTAAGGCAGTTGGTTAGTGGAACTCTGAGGCATTTACGGGTTCTGGGGGTGATTGTGCTGGCATCAGTGCTACTGTCTGGTTGTGTCAACTATGATCTTGGGGTCAGGTTTGACGGTGAACACCATGGCAAGATTGTCCAGCAGATCAAGCTTGGAGAACAGCTGACAAAGTTGAGCGATGCTGAGGCGACCAAATGGCTCAGAAGTCTCGAAAGTCGGGCAAAGCAGCTTCAGGGGAAAACCCAGCGCCTCTCGGACCGAGAAATTGCGATCGCAATTCCCTTTAACAACGGTAAGGAATTAGTATCCAAGTTTGAGCAGTTTTTTAACCCAGTTGGTCACCCAGAAGATGCCCCATTAGCACCAGACAGTGATAGTAACCCAAGTTTTAACTCTAATTTACGCCTAGATCAAAACAACTTTTTTGTGGTGCAACGAAATCACTTAAGCTATGACCTGGATTTGCGCAGCCTAGGGGTAATAAACTCTGATAATGGCAAGGTTGTGGTTACTGCTGGTTCACTGTTGGATTTGCAGTTTAGCCTAGAGACCCCTTGGGGAGCAAACAGTATTGAGAAATCCCCCAATGCCATTAGTCCCAAGATTTATGATGATGGACATCAGCTAGTTTGGACACTGCAACCTGGTCAAATCAACCATATCGAAGTGGCATTTTGGCTACCCAGCTCCCTAGGTATTGGTATGATTATTATCATACTGGTGGTATTAGGTGGCTTCTACATAAAATACAAGTCTTTCCCCTGGGAAAGAACTGAAACTAATCAACCAGCAATACCATCAAATGTGATGTAG
- a CDS encoding serine/threonine protein kinase → MNNCLEFKIHGYQIIRDLTCNQAVGRYTYLAINLKTKQYVVIKQFQVIKTNTNWLNYDTYEREIQVLKGLEHPGIPCYLDSFQTEDGFCLVQEYKEASSLAKPRSFSPDDIKQIAISLLVIFVYLQNRIPSVIHRDVQPANILVDDDLNVYLIDFGFARLGDGEVGVSSLVKGTLGFMPPEQLFRRQLTEASDLYSVGITLICLLSNTKAEDIDDLVDIRYHVNFQHLIPKVSPHWVKWLEKMVEPQLENRYPNARAALAAIPTDPICLPKVDLSHSSLEFTGTSLGKKLTHSIWIKNPIPETTLTGKWEVAPHLHDPPHTPDYHSWISFEPATFEGNEVECKITIDTGKLMADKTYQRKVLLHTNSSPKTYSLDINLKTAPIPITRKKLPYPYLALLLLFAVAVDWIIASSLLIYGTLMGISATPGFSTLAGAAVGLELAAWLTTTAGRTSGAMAGGTAGILVGIVTWVTALTGLVATAEATTVVGAVAGLVGGLISGVAIGIVVEKFMDRGLTRNFSIWLSLVSTAFGSSLGLIFILGLLDPLVPAAVVVTGIPLVAMITYIPLQRARKIAEYRQAERKLIRP, encoded by the coding sequence ATGAATAATTGTCTAGAATTTAAAATTCATGGCTATCAGATCATCAGGGATTTAACGTGCAATCAAGCCGTCGGCAGATACACTTACCTGGCGATAAACCTCAAAACTAAACAGTATGTTGTCATTAAGCAGTTTCAGGTTATTAAAACTAACACAAACTGGTTAAATTATGACACATACGAACGTGAAATACAAGTGCTGAAAGGATTGGAACATCCGGGGATTCCCTGCTATCTAGATTCCTTCCAAACTGAAGATGGCTTTTGCCTAGTTCAGGAGTATAAAGAAGCTTCATCTCTGGCCAAACCGCGAAGTTTTAGTCCTGATGACATTAAGCAAATTGCGATTTCTTTACTGGTAATTTTTGTCTATCTCCAAAACCGTATTCCCTCAGTAATTCATCGGGATGTTCAACCAGCTAATATCTTGGTAGATGATGATCTCAATGTCTATTTGATTGATTTTGGTTTTGCGCGACTGGGGGATGGAGAAGTAGGGGTTAGTAGCCTGGTTAAAGGAACCTTAGGCTTTATGCCACCAGAGCAATTATTTCGGCGTCAACTCACCGAAGCATCAGATCTCTATAGTGTAGGTATCACATTAATTTGCTTATTGAGTAATACCAAAGCAGAGGATATTGATGATTTAGTTGATATCCGCTATCACGTTAATTTTCAGCATTTAATTCCGAAGGTGAGTCCCCATTGGGTGAAGTGGTTAGAAAAAATGGTGGAACCCCAACTGGAGAACCGCTATCCCAATGCTAGAGCTGCTCTAGCCGCTATACCTACTGACCCGATTTGTTTACCAAAGGTTGACTTGAGTCACAGCAGTCTGGAGTTCACCGGGACTAGCTTGGGCAAAAAACTGACTCACTCCATCTGGATCAAGAATCCTATACCTGAGACAACGTTAACTGGAAAGTGGGAAGTTGCGCCTCATCTTCACGATCCACCTCATACCCCCGATTACCATAGCTGGATTTCGTTTGAACCAGCCACCTTTGAAGGGAATGAAGTTGAGTGCAAAATCACCATTGATACTGGAAAGTTGATGGCGGATAAAACTTACCAAAGAAAGGTTTTACTGCACACAAATTCTTCCCCGAAGACTTATTCGTTAGATATTAATTTAAAAACTGCTCCTATCCCAATTACTCGGAAAAAACTCCCCTACCCTTACCTAGCCCTATTGTTACTATTTGCTGTAGCTGTTGATTGGATTATAGCCTCTAGTCTGCTGATCTACGGAACTCTAATGGGAATTAGTGCGACACCTGGTTTTAGCACCTTAGCTGGGGCAGCGGTAGGTTTGGAATTGGCAGCGTGGTTAACGACAACAGCTGGTCGGACCTCAGGAGCAATGGCAGGAGGAACGGCTGGTATTTTAGTTGGTATTGTTACTTGGGTAACGGCTTTGACTGGATTGGTAGCAACAGCAGAAGCTACAACAGTGGTTGGGGCTGTAGCTGGACTAGTGGGTGGATTGATCAGTGGAGTAGCAATCGGTATTGTGGTAGAAAAGTTTATGGATAGGGGATTGACTAGGAATTTTTCGATCTGGCTGTCACTGGTGAGTACAGCGTTTGGGAGTAGTTTGGGTCTAATTTTTATACTGGGATTGCTTGATCCATTGGTACCAGCGGCTGTGGTAGTAACCGGTATTCCCTTAGTGGCAATGATTACTTATATTCCTTTGCAACGAGCCAGAAAGATTGCTGAGTATCGTCAGGCAGAACGGAAGTTGATTAGACCATAA
- the secA gene encoding preprotein translocase subunit SecA, producing the protein MLKRLIGDPNARKLKRYQPDVVEVNLLEEDIQHLSDEQLRGKTAEFKQQLEKANTSQERDEILDQILPEAFAVVREAGKRVLGMRHYDVQVMGGIVLHKGQIAEMKTGEGKTLVATLPAYLNAIDSKGVHIVTVNDYLARRDAEWMGQVHRFLGLTVGLIQSGMSPLERQKNYACDITYSTNSELGFDYLRDNMATAMSDVVQRPFNYCIIDEVDSVLIDEARTPLIISGQVERPTEKYIKAAEIVRRLYPEDPENPDQLGHYEVDEKARNILMTDEGFIEAEQLLGVKDLYDPKDPWAHYISNALKAKELFQKDVNYIVRNGEVVIVDEFTGRVLAGRRWSDGLHQAIEAKERVDIQNETQTLATITYQNFFLLYPKLAGMTGTAKTEEAEFEKIYNLQVTIIPTNKPSKRRDVSDVVYKTEPAKWRAVAEECAELHQQGRPVLVGTTSVEKSELLSGLLAEKGVPHNLLNAKPENVERESEIVAQAGRKGALTISTNMAGRGTDIILGGNADFMARLKLREYFMPKIVQPEQDEAFAPIGVTTAKPKSDAVGFAPGKKPKSWKVSPQIFPTKLSRETEQLLKEAVNFAVEQYGEQSLPELEAEEKLAIASENAPTNDPVIQKLREVYKAIQGEYDAFTTKEHDDVVEKGGLHVIGTERHESRRIDNQLRGRAGRQGDPGSTRFFLSLEDNLLRIFGGDRVARMMDMFRVEEDMPIESGMLTSSLENAQKKVETFYYDTRKQVFEYDEVMNNQRRAIYAERRRVLEGLDLKEQVIQYAEKTMSDIVDAYVNPELPPEEWDLESLVGKVKEFVYLLQDLEPQHLEDMTVGEIKTFLHEEVRKAYDIKEAQVDQIQPGLMRQAERFFILNQIDNLWREHLQSMDALRESVGLRGYGQKDPLIEYKQEGYEMFLEMMIDIRRNVVYSLFQFQPQMQPQAV; encoded by the coding sequence ATGCTTAAGAGACTAATTGGTGATCCAAACGCACGTAAGCTCAAACGGTACCAACCTGATGTTGTAGAAGTTAACCTCCTCGAAGAAGACATCCAGCACCTATCGGATGAACAACTCAGGGGCAAAACCGCAGAGTTTAAACAGCAGCTGGAGAAAGCCAACACTAGTCAAGAGCGTGATGAAATTCTTGATCAAATTCTGCCAGAAGCCTTTGCTGTAGTGCGGGAAGCAGGAAAGCGAGTGCTGGGAATGCGTCACTATGATGTCCAAGTCATGGGTGGCATTGTCCTGCACAAAGGGCAAATTGCGGAGATGAAAACTGGTGAAGGAAAAACCCTGGTGGCTACTTTACCAGCTTATCTCAATGCCATCGATAGTAAAGGGGTTCACATTGTAACCGTTAACGACTACTTAGCCCGTCGGGACGCGGAATGGATGGGACAAGTTCATCGCTTCCTAGGTCTAACTGTGGGGCTGATTCAATCGGGAATGTCCCCCCTCGAGCGGCAAAAGAACTATGCCTGTGATATTACCTATAGCACCAACAGTGAATTAGGCTTTGACTATCTCCGGGACAACATGGCCACAGCAATGTCAGATGTGGTGCAACGTCCATTTAACTATTGCATTATTGACGAAGTAGACTCAGTACTGATTGATGAGGCCCGAACCCCACTGATTATTTCTGGGCAAGTGGAGCGACCGACTGAAAAGTACATTAAGGCCGCAGAAATTGTCCGCAGGCTCTATCCAGAAGATCCAGAGAATCCTGATCAACTAGGACACTACGAAGTTGATGAAAAAGCCCGTAACATCTTGATGACCGATGAAGGGTTTATCGAAGCAGAGCAACTTCTAGGGGTTAAAGATTTGTACGACCCCAAAGACCCTTGGGCTCATTATATTTCCAATGCCCTCAAGGCTAAGGAACTCTTTCAGAAAGATGTGAACTATATCGTGCGGAATGGGGAAGTAGTGATTGTAGACGAGTTCACTGGCCGAGTGTTGGCAGGACGCCGGTGGAGTGATGGTCTACACCAAGCCATAGAAGCCAAGGAACGGGTAGATATTCAAAATGAAACCCAAACCCTAGCAACCATTACCTATCAGAATTTCTTCTTGCTCTATCCCAAACTGGCCGGTATGACAGGTACCGCCAAAACAGAAGAAGCGGAATTTGAAAAAATCTACAACTTGCAAGTTACCATTATTCCCACTAACAAACCCTCTAAACGTCGAGACGTTTCCGATGTGGTTTACAAGACCGAGCCAGCTAAGTGGAGGGCAGTAGCAGAAGAATGTGCTGAACTCCATCAACAAGGACGTCCGGTACTAGTGGGAACCACCAGTGTAGAAAAATCCGAGTTGTTGTCAGGTCTGTTAGCCGAAAAGGGGGTACCCCATAACCTGCTCAATGCTAAACCGGAAAATGTGGAGCGGGAATCAGAAATTGTGGCTCAGGCAGGACGCAAAGGAGCCTTGACTATTTCCACCAACATGGCTGGCCGAGGAACAGATATTATTTTGGGAGGTAATGCTGACTTCATGGCACGGCTGAAGCTACGGGAATATTTTATGCCCAAAATAGTTCAGCCAGAGCAAGACGAAGCCTTTGCCCCCATAGGGGTAACTACTGCAAAGCCTAAATCGGACGCTGTTGGGTTTGCTCCAGGAAAGAAACCGAAAAGCTGGAAGGTTAGCCCTCAGATTTTCCCGACCAAATTGTCCCGGGAAACGGAACAACTCCTAAAAGAGGCAGTAAATTTTGCAGTTGAACAGTATGGAGAGCAGAGTTTACCGGAACTAGAAGCAGAAGAGAAATTAGCGATCGCTTCAGAAAATGCTCCCACCAATGACCCAGTTATTCAAAAGCTGCGGGAAGTCTATAAAGCAATTCAAGGGGAATATGACGCATTCACCACCAAAGAACATGATGATGTGGTAGAAAAAGGTGGCTTGCACGTTATTGGCACAGAACGTCATGAATCCCGCCGTATTGATAACCAGCTCAGAGGACGAGCTGGACGGCAAGGTGACCCCGGTTCTACCCGATTTTTCCTAAGTTTGGAAGACAATCTCCTGCGGATATTCGGAGGCGATCGCGTAGCAAGGATGATGGATATGTTCCGGGTTGAGGAAGATATGCCCATCGAATCCGGGATGCTCACCAGCTCCTTAGAAAATGCCCAGAAGAAAGTGGAAACCTTCTACTACGATACCCGGAAGCAGGTATTTGAGTATGACGAGGTCATGAACAACCAACGGCGGGCAATTTACGCGGAAAGACGGCGAGTGCTGGAAGGACTAGACCTCAAAGAACAAGTCATCCAGTATGCCGAAAAGACTATGAGTGATATTGTAGACGCCTACGTTAACCCAGAGTTACCACCAGAAGAGTGGGATTTAGAGAGCTTGGTAGGAAAGGTCAAAGAATTTGTCTACTTACTCCAAGATCTAGAACCACAGCATCTAGAAGATATGACTGTCGGGGAAATCAAAACCTTCCTCCATGAAGAAGTCCGGAAAGCCTATGATATCAAGGAAGCTCAAGTCGATCAAATCCAGCCAGGACTAATGCGACAAGCTGAGCGATTCTTTATCTTGAATCAAATCGATAACCTCTGGCGAGAGCATTTACAATCCATGGACGCCCTACGGGAGTCAGTGGGATTACGAGGTTATGGCCAAAAAGACCCCCTGATTGAGTATAAGCAGGAAGGCTATGAGATGTTCTTGGAAATGATGATCGATATCCGCCGCAATGTGGTATACTCCCTCTTCCAGTTCCAGCCACAAATGCAACCCCAAGCAGTGTAA
- a CDS encoding GNAT family N-acetyltransferase, producing the protein MLRRASNGARLPNFFGKPVPMAGIAVVGVAPEYRGQGVAYQLMAKTIMALHDQGVPISTLYAATDALYRKVCYERAGNRCLWKLSTKTISLCERNLPMHRVEPENYQVFEEVYHQHAQANNGNLDRHRAIWENLVKPILAKPEETIYSYLIGSETLPEGYIIFTQEEDDQGLRITINDWALLTTAAIKRFWTFIADHRSLVNQVYWYSSPHDPLMLVLPEQTAKIDTRYYWMTRVIDVPKALEKRGYPVGIDGELHLEVKDDLIEANNGRFRLRVNQGQGEVTPGGNGDLQISIRGLASLYSGLYSPRQLQLTGYLKATNEALSLATLLFSGSEPWMSDMF; encoded by the coding sequence ATTCTAAGGCGCGCGTCTAATGGGGCGCGATTACCCAATTTTTTCGGTAAACCTGTGCCGATGGCAGGAATTGCTGTGGTTGGTGTAGCGCCAGAGTATCGCGGTCAAGGGGTAGCTTACCAATTAATGGCTAAGACTATAATGGCACTCCATGACCAGGGCGTGCCAATTTCTACGTTATATGCTGCTACTGACGCCCTGTATCGGAAAGTGTGCTATGAACGGGCAGGAAACCGTTGCCTGTGGAAATTGTCTACCAAAACGATTTCGTTATGCGAACGCAATCTTCCCATGCATCGAGTGGAGCCAGAGAATTACCAGGTCTTCGAGGAGGTCTATCACCAACACGCTCAAGCCAATAATGGGAATTTAGACCGCCATCGAGCTATCTGGGAAAATCTGGTGAAACCAATACTAGCAAAACCAGAAGAAACTATCTATAGCTATCTGATTGGCTCAGAAACCCTACCGGAAGGTTACATAATTTTTACTCAAGAGGAAGACGATCAGGGGCTTCGGATTACGATTAACGATTGGGCATTGCTGACCACAGCTGCTATCAAGCGTTTTTGGACGTTTATCGCTGATCATCGCTCCCTAGTCAATCAGGTGTATTGGTATAGTTCTCCCCATGACCCGTTAATGTTAGTGTTACCAGAACAAACGGCGAAAATTGACACTCGATATTACTGGATGACACGAGTGATTGATGTTCCCAAAGCCTTAGAAAAGCGAGGTTATCCGGTAGGAATCGATGGGGAATTACACTTGGAAGTTAAGGATGATTTGATTGAGGCTAATAACGGTAGATTCCGTTTACGTGTTAATCAAGGGCAAGGTGAAGTTACTCCAGGAGGTAATGGGGATCTTCAAATTAGTATCCGAGGCTTAGCGTCTTTGTATAGTGGTTTATATAGTCCTAGACAACTGCAACTTACAGGTTATTTGAAAGCCACAAACGAAGCGTTGTCACTAGCGACATTATTGTTTTCTGGATCTGAACCTTGGATGTCAGATATGTTTTAA
- a CDS encoding aminoacylase, which yields MASDDCLDETPYDIVILNGRVMDPEKEFDAVRNVGIKGGIIATITEEDICGTEVINAKGRLVVAPGFIDTHFHAVDPFATKMGLRDGVTTGMDLELGALKVKDWYDKKATDGWQMNYGTTSGLILNRMKVHDPEVTFEEPVDFSNLQDYIEQAEKDGVPGWSVTRSELEQTNQIMEAMDEDLRQGAIGIGVGAAYMASGLNSYEQFEAQRTAARYGRLTSVHTRYHLSTEPPTEATIALDEVLVNAMLLDAPLLLAHDNDYGWWENEEKLQMARKKGYNVWSEHYPYEAGSTPITADFLLPEMWVDKFGYRYEYTVYDPLADECLDRAGYDALKAENPGQAVVVFIPYREPWIPYWLTIPDMTVAADGMAGVGEDNTLLPWEADYTEFAGHPRTAGAFAKTLRLGREEGVPLMFTLAQTSYWSAKHLGDAGLEAMKQRGRVQEGKIADLTIFDPDEVTDNSTYKAEENGLPSTGIPHVIVNGTFVVKNSRVLPVKPGQSIRYPVENEGRWEPLDKEKWLKEFTISAPTIPDLDDTGAHEKLNKFTISTPSFFNLDATGAHQKLGDLGGLTKTRRSPIHTSIQQRQKLYPLKGVSLHTSTPPQDINLCCIKTQKEEDCDSTEDSYQ from the coding sequence ATGGCGTCTGACGATTGTTTGGACGAAACTCCCTACGACATTGTCATCCTGAATGGACGGGTAATGGATCCTGAAAAGGAATTTGACGCAGTCCGAAATGTTGGCATCAAGGGTGGCATTATTGCCACCATTACCGAAGAGGACATTTGTGGCACAGAAGTGATTAATGCCAAGGGAAGACTGGTTGTCGCTCCAGGGTTTATCGACACCCATTTTCATGCGGTTGACCCCTTTGCCACGAAGATGGGGTTGCGTGATGGTGTTACCACTGGGATGGATCTGGAGTTGGGTGCGCTCAAGGTTAAAGACTGGTATGACAAAAAGGCTACCGATGGTTGGCAGATGAATTACGGTACAACTAGTGGCCTCATTCTCAATCGCATGAAGGTACATGATCCTGAAGTGACGTTTGAGGAACCCGTCGATTTTTCAAACTTACAAGATTACATCGAACAGGCGGAGAAAGATGGCGTTCCCGGATGGTCTGTCACCCGCAGTGAACTTGAGCAGACTAACCAGATCATGGAAGCAATGGATGAGGATTTACGACAGGGTGCTATTGGTATTGGCGTTGGTGCTGCCTACATGGCAAGTGGCCTCAACAGCTACGAGCAATTTGAGGCCCAGCGAACCGCAGCTCGATACGGGCGACTGACCTCTGTTCATACACGATATCACCTCAGCACGGAACCTCCAACGGAAGCTACGATTGCCCTGGATGAGGTCTTGGTTAATGCCATGTTGCTGGACGCTCCCCTGCTACTTGCCCATGACAACGACTATGGCTGGTGGGAGAACGAGGAAAAACTACAAATGGCTCGGAAGAAGGGGTACAACGTTTGGAGTGAGCACTACCCCTACGAGGCTGGCTCTACGCCTATCACCGCTGACTTCCTCCTTCCTGAAATGTGGGTAGATAAGTTTGGCTATCGCTATGAATATACGGTCTACGATCCGTTAGCTGACGAGTGCCTGGATCGAGCTGGCTATGATGCGCTGAAAGCAGAAAATCCAGGACAGGCGGTTGTTGTATTCATTCCCTACCGAGAACCCTGGATTCCCTATTGGTTAACCATTCCCGACATGACAGTTGCCGCTGATGGTATGGCGGGAGTTGGGGAAGATAATACACTTTTGCCATGGGAGGCCGACTATACGGAGTTTGCAGGCCATCCTCGCACAGCGGGAGCTTTCGCAAAAACATTACGCCTTGGACGTGAGGAAGGTGTACCGCTGATGTTTACCTTGGCACAAACAAGCTACTGGAGTGCTAAACATTTGGGGGATGCAGGTCTCGAAGCGATGAAGCAACGAGGTCGAGTACAGGAAGGTAAGATCGCTGATTTGACTATATTCGATCCGGATGAAGTGACAGATAATTCCACCTATAAAGCTGAGGAAAATGGTCTGCCTTCCACGGGAATTCCCCATGTGATTGTCAATGGTACCTTCGTTGTGAAGAATTCTAGAGTTCTCCCGGTCAAACCTGGTCAATCCATTCGTTATCCCGTAGAAAATGAAGGGCGTTGGGAGCCGCTGGATAAGGAGAAGTGGCTGAAAGAATTCACGATTAGTGCCCCCACCATTCCCGATCTTGATGATACCGGAGCACATGAAAAACTGAATAAATTCACGATCAGTACTCCCAGCTTTTTCAATCTTGATGCTACAGGAGCACATCAAAAGTTGGGGGATTTAGGGGGCTTGACCAAAACCAGACGATCGCCCATTCATACTTCAATTCAGCAACGCCAAAAGTTGTATCCTCTGAAGGGGGTAAGCCTACATACATCGACACCACCACAAGATATTAATTTATGTTGCATTAAAACCCAAAAAGAAGAAGATTGTGACTCAACCGAGGATAGTTATCAATAA